The sequence gggaaatcccatggacataggagcctggcgggttacagtccatggagtagggtagcaaagagtgcaTGACTTGGCATGCATCTTTCGTGGTAATGCAAAATACCCACCCCAAATTGACCTGCCTTCTTAGAACAATCCTAGTACAAGCGAAGTGGTCAAGGTGTTTGGTTTTAAATTCTAGAGTGAGACGGGGGACCCTAATATTAATGAAACGTGGGCCAAATAACTGCTTTCCCTAGGAAACCAAGTCAGAGGATTGGTTCTTCTAACGATTTGATGGTTAACTTTGTGATAAATGGTAGTGTCAGGAAGGAAAGTTGATTGGGTTGTTACTGCCACTTGTAGATAactcttgttcagtcgctaagtcatgtctgactctttttgaccccattgaccacagcacgccagggttccctgtcctttgccatccCCCGGACCTTTGCCATCCCCCGGAATTCACTcgaactcatgtcattgagtcggtgatgccatccaaccatctcattctctgtcacccctttatcctgccctcagtctttcccagcatcagggtcttttccaatgagttggctcttcacaccaggtggccaaagagaACTCTGCTTCTCTGATTTCGTTGCTGCTATCTGGCAACTGTAGCTTTCACTCCTGAGCTGCTGGTCCAATGCTGGGGTGGAATTAGCAACAGAGAAGGAACATAGCTTAGCATCTGTCATAACTCGTGCTTTCTCAGGAAGCTGCCACCAGCTGACAGCAGATATGCCATAcaccaattaaaatgaaaaccaagGAGGGAAAAACAGTCTGGCCATAGTTTGGCTGATCATACCAATATGGTCCTCTGTGACATCCATCTTCTCTCACCTCCAAACAACCTTAACCTTTATCATAAATTTGACAAATTATACAAGTATACATTACACTGCAGTCTTAACCCACTCTGATTCATTAAGGTGTTGATTACCTTGTATTATGTATACTAACCTTATGGATATACTCTTCTTCATGCTTATTagacttttaaagaaattaagaagaaaacagTACACTGAATGGCTGATGATTTAATAGGAGAAATCTCAAGACAACACAGGATACAAGATAGTGGAGGAGAGGTGGAGAGAAAcagtttataagaaaaaaatacaaaacatttaaaatatttgacatgactgaggaTGGGTGAGATGATTACTGCTTTTCTAATAGGTCAGTGGCCTCTTCTATCAATGGAGAATTTAAAGTCGGGAGAATGTGAAGGGTGTAGAAGGATGAAGTTAATGCTGTGGCCTTTACAAGTGTAAAGAAGTGCCTCCTCTCATGTCATCCTTGAAACAGACTCCATCTCCACTGGATAGACAGCATGTCTCACAGAAGATCTCTTGGCTACTAAAGCTGGCCTTTCCCTGCCTCTGCTGACACTTTGCTCCCTATAGATGGAAAATTCTAGACCTGTGTGTCCAAATACAGTAGCACCAGCCATATGCAGCTATTTAAGTTTCCCATATGCAGCTATTTAAGTTTAAAGTAAGTTCCAGCGTTTGCTGCTGTTGTCTGACGGGTGTCGCCAGTGCTGTCGCAATGGTGAAGCTGAGCAAAGAGGCCAAGCAAAGGCTGCAGCAGCTTTTCAAGGGAGGACAATTTGCCATCCGCTGGGGTTTTATTCCTCTTGACCTGGGATTTAAGAGGGGTACAGATCCTGGAATGCCTGAACCAACTGTTTTAAGCTTCCTTTGGGGATAAAGGACTGTGGTCATCTGGTTTTGGAAGCAGTCAATGCAGAGGAACAATATGGAAGGTGTGCTCTCTGGCTGGGATAAGAGATGGGACATTGTTCAGACGGTCACCAATTGGATGGCACAGGACTCGTCAGGTGCATCTGTGGCACAGTGGAACCTCTACTGACATTTATGATagactatattaaaataaatatttttaacaatgttaaaaaaaataaagtaagttcCACATTCAAGTGCTCAGCAGCCACCCATGGCTAGTGGCTGCCATATTGGGCAGTACAGATAGAGATCATATCCATAGCCGAAGGAAGTTCTATTTGAGCACCCTGTTCTACATCTAGTATGTGCAAgtgtattttttgtgtatggtagaGAATAATTAGATAGTCTGTGCTCTTctttgggcctcccaggtggcgctagtggtaaaaaacctgcctatcattgcaggagacataagagacgcgggtttgacccctgggtggggatgatcccctggaggagggcatggcaacccactccagtgttcttgtctggagaatccaatggacagagtagcttgatgggctacaatgggattacaaagaatcggacaggactgaagtgactttgcattcATGCATGCTTTTACCAACCTCATTGTAACAATTTGCTATTCATCTAACACTGTATccccttaaaattttaattctgttcACAAATGTAATACATAtccattttccaaattttgaaagggaaaaaaacacccTAGAGAATAATTATCCCTTCTTATAAATCCACCTCCTGAAGACAATCATGCTTGCCAGATAAGTTTGGGGCATATTCTTCCAGCTATGTTTCTATAAACTAGGCATCTAGTTATTTTTAGTATGAAGACAGGCTGTGCCCTCTTTGCCTGTTCCCCTTTGTAACCAGTGCCACAAAGTTTCAGTCTTTGCTTTAGGCATGGAAGTGTGCCAGGCTTACACCTGCAAGCTCTAAGTCATGCAGCTCACCACCAAGGATGGCTGGAGAACAAAGAAACAATTGGCAAATGCATACCTTGAGAACATCTTCCTTGTTTAGATTCTTTGGTTCATGAACGTTTTCCAGCCTGACTGCCTGACGCTGAGTGCAGCTTTGTGGCGTGTGCATATTTGAAGAATGTGGCTTTAAGCTCTTGGGTTCAGTTAGTTTAAGTGGTTCACGTAATGAATTCACTCAATGTTCTTTCCTCACTCGCAATGTGAACTGCACTATATTTGGAACTAACATTTGCAACCTTATACACCACTGCCTGGCTATCTAGCCACAAATTTTGATTACTGTGAACTGGACTGAGGAAGGTATATGGTGACGGATTTCACGAAGACAGTGCTAAGGAGAGAGAGAGCTGACTTGAAAACCTTCAGGGAGGTCAGCTTGCTGCAACTGTTGAAATGAGGCCATGAGTTCCTCCCACTGGCCCCCTGTTCACCTGCTTGATGCTTGCCTCGCCAGCTTGGGCCACTGTGTTACTACCACTCCTGTGCTTGTACCACTAATTTGCTAACTGTACCTCACTGCTTCCAACATGGAAAATGAACATGCCCCACAACTCTAAATGGTAGACCTACCTGTGTGCATCAAACCAAGGCAAGACCTGAGACACGAGGAGCCTGAGTAGCTTTCAACGTCCCTGTCATCTGTGATCCACCCTTGACTATCTCAAAAGGGTGCTGGGCAAAGGTGGTCACTGGTACAGAAGCATCACAGAGACAACCGAAGAGGTGAGAACAGCACCAGTCTTTTCTAGTCATTAACAAAGAATACAGTGGCACTGTGCTCTAACCTCACCACCTGCTATGTGATGCGGGAGGTGTGCCTTTTGGTCGCAAAGGACCTTGATTATTGAAATGTCAGAAGAAGCCCCACAGCATTGGACTAGAAGGCAAGGTTCTGATGCATTAGTTTCATGGCCATGGAATCCAGAGAGCAGATTTGTTACAAAAGCTTTCAGAGTAAAAGTATATTATAAGAGGCACAGAGCAGGAACAAGAACTACTGAATGAATAATTTGTACTTGTATTTTAGGCTGCACAGGTCTTCGTtgctatgtgggctttctctagttgcagcaagcagggtctTCTCTAACTGTGCGGCATGGGCTTCttgctgcagtggcttctcattgcggagcacaggctctaggcgagTGGGCTTCAGTGGCTGCGGCAGGTGGACTCAGTAATTGGGGCTCGCATGCTCTAGAGTGGTGGCTGTGGCACACGGGGCtcagttgccccgcagcatgtgggatcttggatcagggattgaacccacatctctggcactggcaggtggattcttcaccactgagccaccaagtccTGAATGAGTAATCTGAAGTGTGATGCGTCTTTGGAATGGGAAGTGCTGGGTGGTACAAGGGATGTTACTGGCAAGTTCCACGTAGCCTCAATGTTTAGGAAAGACTCCCATGAAGAAATGTTGTTGAACTGAGACTCAAAAGATGCTAGCCAGGcaaagaggacagggaagagtgtTCTAGATGAAAGAGACAGCACATACAATGCCAGACCTATAGCTGCAGAGAACCTGACCTATTTAGAGAACCAAAAGAAATCCAGAATAGCTAGAACAAAGAAAGTTCCTGAGAAGGTAGTGAAAGAGGCTCTGGAGAGGTAGGGAAGGCCCAGGCTAGGGTGGGACTTAGGCCACCTTGAAGATTCTAAACTTTAGCTAAAGGACAATGGGAAGCCATCAGTTTCCTTATCATAAAGTGAGAAATAATAATCTCAGAGTTACCAGGAAACAAGATGAGAAAAATGCAAGTGAAAGGTCTTTGTAAGTTACAAAGCATGATAGGAATGTTACTAACATTGCAATATCATTAGTAGCAATAATAAGCAGGGCTGCTTTCTCAAGTAATAGAAGTAATAGTACAAATCTTCTAAGTGGGAACATGAGGCAGTTATtgccaccccacctccccagccaTGCCGTGCAActggcaggatcttagctcctggatcagggatggaacctgggcccctccACGGTGAAATcgcagagtcttgaccactggatagccagggaagtccctgaaatagTCTACAAAGTATTAAACTCTGACTTATTCAAGGGAACTGATAGAAATGTCAGAAGTTTATTTTAGTTGAAACTTGCAGTGTGAGGTTCATGAAGCCCAGGCCGTTAGCTCAGCTCTTTGGAGCAGGATCACACCATTTATGGCCATCTGTGTTTCTCAACTCCACACTGACTCCCCAACACCACTTGCAGAAAAGATCAGTATTCTTCCTCCTTCTCAAACCCACCAGAGCAGAACGGCTGACAcattctttcctcttcatttcttccagCCAGAGCTGGGGCCCAGCATCTCCTTCGTAGGTCAGCTTTTGTGGAAGCTGTCACTGTTCCCAAAACATTACTCTTCTGAGCTCTTCGTGGCAAGATAATTATCCCAGTTAGCACCTGCATTACATTTTAGGAAAAATTTGACACCTTTCCAATTCTGTGATGTTTTACTTTTACAATGGTTCTGTGAAGTAGGCACAACTGAATATCACAGAAACGATGCAAAACCGGGAGCTCTCCTCTTCTATCTGACCAGCACAGATATGCCACCAGGAGAACTTAATGGTTCATTGTAGGCCACTTCCTCTCTGCCTGCAGCACATTAAGTTCTATCCAATGACAGAAGGGCAGAGTTTCTGCAAGTGTAGCATTTGATCTGGTCAATCAAACCAGACCTTCTTCCCCAGAGGTCAATGCTCCACACTACCACACACCAGAGCTTGCAAACTTGCATTTTGTCTTTGACATTCAGAAtgtctttaaaactttttgaaaatttgaacaccagtttttaaaagtcaaattgcACGTCAAAGTTCAGATTTCTagcttttccctttttaaaaaaactttattggaatatagttgatttacagtgttgtgttaattgtATCCAGGTTTTCTTGAAAAATCAGATCTGACATCAGTCTCTGAAGATGAGCAGAGTCTTCTGACCAACACACTCTACCTCTGTCCCTACTCTGACTAGGTCTTTTATGAAGGTCCCATGACAGTTCCAGAATATGAGTTTGTATACCTACCCCCATACACACCAGGCATCATGAACATGGAATCCCTCCTTTGTGACTCTTTCATATGCATAGGGATTATTCTGTTTGGATGCAACTTTTGAGTGTTTTGGAGATCTTTGTGTAGATGAGGAAAAAAACGCCTTGGCCACTACAGTGGCTACTCCAGTCTACCGCTGGTGGGTCTTAATTATTTGCAGCTACTTCCCAAGGGTAAAGATAAAAAACTTTATCCCACCAGACTTCTGTTAGGCCACTCCTTTCTGTTGTCTCCTCTGTTCCTTCATTCTGGcccttttctcattcattcaaaattcagaaccttttaaaaatatatatatatgtacttaagAAGGTGCCGAGACAATGGCCtcgaatcattttttaaaattttatttgttcattcattcatgcatttaattttgactgtgctaggtcttcactgatgcatgtgggctttctctagttgcagggtgcaggcactgcagcggcttctcttgttgcagagcatggactctagagcttgggctcagtagtagtggcccacaggcttaattactccaaggcatgtggggtcttcctggaccagggattgaacccatgtcccctgcactggcaggtggattaaccattggaccaccaggaaagtcctcaaaTCCTTTTTGTAATGAgatggagaattttaaaaatatcttactgGAATCCCACTTccagtatatatccaaaagaactgaaagcaagcTCTCAAAGAGATATATATACACtcatgctcatagcagcattacttacaaaaGCTAAGAGATGGAAGCACCCaggtgtccactgatggatgaatggataaataaaatgggctacatacaacagaatattgaTTGGCCTCATGGGAGGAaatagatgaaccttgaggacatatGCTAAGTGAGAAGAGCCAATCACAGAGACATACGCTGTATGACTCCCTTACAGAAGGTATCTTGAGTgctcaaattcatagagacacaaAGTGGaacggtggttgccaggggcagggATGGGTGAGGGGAAAGTAGAGAGTTGTTCAATGgatatagaatttcagttttgcaagatgagtaagttctaaaGAGCCATAACCCACAACCATGTAActatacttaacactactgaaccatacacttaaaaatggttgatggtaaattttttaaaccatatttttttaaagtgttttttttaatgcatcattAGAGATCTGAATTCTGCTAGGGGTTCCAACACTGACTTCTGTGACCTTCGGGAAGGCGCTCTCTGGAACTCAGGTCCTCTTCCAAAAAatgagaagggagaagagagaaataaaaacaccaaccTTGGTGTGGGGCAGACAGATGTGACAGTGCAGGGTGAACTGAATGCTCTGCAAATATTAGATGTGCTCATCAACTCAAACCGtgggctctgtggtgacttaatcataggttaaaaaaaaaaatttcaaggtcTGTGTTAAGTGCCAGAACCTTACAGAGAAAAGAACAAGAGCCTGCCCTCAAACTGCTCAGTCtagtggaaaaaattaaaacaggacTAGAAAAAAATTTACCATGTGTCACAGGTCAGTCTAACATATGACAGATTCAAGGATACACAACTTAATTTCCTATTAATAGGATGAAGGTTGAACATACACTATGACCTGTTGTTTGGGTAAATCAACCGTCTCAAATTAGAGCACAAGTTTAAATCTAGATAATCTTTTCCAAGTGTTTagtataaaaaaaaatgtgtgtgcatgtatacttTCATCCATAGCCTTTTGCTTAGATGCATTTTTTAActgatattttaattctttaattagTTTATTAATGTACTGATTTATTAATTGCATTTAATCAATTTGATTCCCATTTAAACAAAAGAAGCCCTAGACAGGTGGAACAAAGAGTACTCCTACTGGCTAGGCCACAGTCTACAAGAAAGCCTGAAGTGTGCGGGTTGATGGGAGACCAGCCTCCATACTCTGTTGACACAATTACGTCTCCATAAATATTATCCACAGCCAAGCCAGTCTACTGTGATTAAGCtttggttttcagtttttaaaaatatttttttcctagagttaatcattaataaaaaaaaaaaaaaattggggggtgTGCACTTAAGATTTCCAGGTCCCTATAATTAATTTTTCTCTACCATCACCAAAAGTGTAGATATTTCCTATGTTAATTTTGTCTGATTTCTTGGAGACATCCCTTCTGGGGCCTTCTGTCCTCCTGCCCCAGTCCTGGCTGATTACTCTGGAAGGCCTGCAGCCAGGTTATGTCACCCTGGGATTTCCTTTCATCATGAGAATTCTCTTCACTTCTCACCTCTGTTGAATATCCTGTTTCCAGGATCACGTcttcttgtttcttcatttgttgtcTCATTTTGGCGTACCACATCCTCCAGTCATTTCCTGAGAAGGGGTACGTAGGTAGGAAgcaaaattttttaagatttcacgtCTGAAAATACGCTTACATTACGGAATTAACAATTTGACTAATTCATAAAGTTATAGGTCATAAATAATTCGAAAGCATTCCTCTGCTGTCTTCCAGAATGCCTGACCGGAAGCATGGTACCATTCTGACAACTGTTCTTTGAATGTTAATTGCTTTTTCCCTCAGAAGGTTTTAGTAACCTTTCTCTATTTACTCAACAAGCTGAAATATCTGATTTCTTTCCCATCCACTGTTGACATCACTTTgctcacaaaggtccatatagtcaaagctatgatttttcaagtagtcatgtacagatgtgagaggtggacaataaaaaaggctgagtgccaaagaattaatgcctttgaactgcagtgctggagaagactcttgaagagtcctttggactcgaaggagagcaaaccagtcaatcctaaaggaaatcaaccttgaatattcactggaaggactgatgctaaagctgaagctccaatgctttggccacctgatacaaagagctgactcactggaaaagaccctggtgctgggaaagattgagggcaggagaagaagggggcaacagaggatgagatagttggatggcatcactggctcaatggacaagagtttgagcaaactctgggagatggcgatggacaaggaaggctggcaggctgcagtccatgggatcgcagagtcggacatggctggaTGACTGAACTGATGGATGTGGGGCACTCAGTGGGCTTCTCATTCTGGAGATACAGTTCACTCGGTTCCGATTTGACTTTTtaaacacttttctttttaggctgtgtcaggtcttagttgtggctaaTGGGCCCCAGGAAacatgggctctgtagttgcagcactcagggcttgttgccacatggcatgtggaatctaagttccccaatcagggatggaacccacaccctctgcattggaaggtggattcttaaccactggacttccaggaaagtcccctgatTTGATTTCTTGAATTATCCCTTTGATGACTGCTTTCCCTCCACTTTTCACACATCTGTTCTATTTCTCTCTAACTCCAAAGATGAATGTTAACCGTTCTGGGCtatttccagtttaaaaaaaaatctttccatgcccattttccagctttttttttcttttgaccacACTGCaaagcttgtaggatcttagttccccaacaagggatcaaactcgggccctcagtaatgaaagtgaagtgtcctaactactggactgccagggaattccccagcttttttttttttttttggcctttattTAATATAagtcctttacaatattgtgtttctgccatacatcgacatgaatcagccataggtatacgtatgtcccttccctcttgaacttccctcccagcccatcccactcctctaggttatcacagagcactggtttgagctccctgagtcgtAGAGCAAACGCCCACTAGCTCCCTATTTTACATATCATGATGCATATGttcccatgctactctctcagttcgtcccaccctcttcttccccaccTTGTCTAaaactctgttctctatgtctccatt comes from Muntiacus reevesi chromosome 18, mMunRee1.1, whole genome shotgun sequence and encodes:
- the LOC136150328 gene encoding mitochondrial import receptor subunit TOM7 homolog → MVKLSKEAKQRLQQLFKGGQFAIRWGFIPLDLGFKRGTDPGMPEPTVLSFLWG